Genomic segment of bacterium:
ATTCTGATAGTGAGGTAAAAAGACATGCCTTTTCTTCCCTTTGCCATCTTTCTGACCCTTCTGCAATTGATTGCCTTTGTTCTAATTATCTTAAGGATAGAAATGAAAAGGTATGGGAGATAATTACCACAAGGGGTTTCGCACCATCATCTCCTAAAGAAAGAATCCTTTTTTTTATAAAAACAGGCCAAACCGCAAAGTGTATCCCTCCATCTTCTCCTGATATTCCTGTTCTTATTGAAATGCTAAAAGAAGGGGAAACAAAAAATGAAGCCACAAGAATCCTCTCAAGCATCAATGATGATACTGTAAAGGAAGGACTTTTTAATAACCTCTTTTTAACCTGGAATAACACCCTTTTTTCATTTCTTATAAATACAAGCTTTCTTCCCCAAGATGATGGAAAAAGGCTTATATTCTATCTATTTCTAGGAAGGGATGAGGATGCGCAATTTATTGAAAAGAGAAAAAAGGGCTCTTTTATTTCGGGTTATAAATCCCTTGGACTTGAGGGAAAAAATAGGCTAATAGAGATTCTGGTCAAAAAACCCTCCCTTTTACACCTTCTTTATAATCTCATTGCTTTTGAAAATAACCTAGGAATTATGAGGTCTATATTTAAACTTATTATTGAACACAAAATGAAAGAGGCGTTTTCTTTCTTTCTTAAAAGAAGGGAGGAAGATTTTATTATAAAGATCTTAAGCGGTCTTTCTATTTCTAATGAAGACCTTCTTGAGATAGGGCTTATAAAGGGAGGGCTTGTTTTGTGTATGGTATATAATTGCTTAAAAAAAAGGGGGTGGAAAACGAATGAACCACTTCTTCTTGAATTTATAGAATATGTAGGAAAGATTGAGGATGAGCTTTTAAGGGTAAATATAAGGGCTTTAGCTTCTAACAACAAAAGGGAGGCTATATCTATTCTCTCTAAAATTAAGGATAAAAGGGCAATAGATAACTTGATTTCCCTTCTTAAAGACCAGAATTGGAGAATAAAAAGGCAGGCAAGTAATTGCCTTGTTGAAATTGGAGGAAATAGGGTTTTATCCTCTTTGATTGAGCTATTTAAGGAAAAAGATTGGGCTTTAAGGGTTATATGCTCTGAAAGCTTAGCAATGATGGGACAGGAAAAGGTAATAGAATTTCTTATTAAGGCACAATCAGAGGAGAAATTAGAGGTTTCTGAAGAGGCTTATATATCTTTAGCAAAGCTTTGCCCTCCTTCTTCCCAAGATGTTTTCATTAAGGCTTTAAGACATAATAACCCAAAGATAAGGAGAATAGCAACTGCCTCCCTTGGAAAGATAGGAAGCGATAGGGCAATAAAACCCCTCATTAGGACATTAAATGATATGGATAGTGTTGTAAGGCTACAGATATCATATTCCCTTGCAAATATTGGAAAAAGATATAATGTAAGCCTTCCCATAGAGGAAAAGGGTTTATTTGCTAAAACTGGAATTATCAAGGCAATTGGTCTTAAGGCCGAGGAGAAACACATAGATTTTCTCCTTTCTTCCCTTAATGATGGTGATTGGAGAATAAGAAAAGAGGCGATTAGAAGCTTAAAAAAGATAGGAAAACCGTATTTTATTAAGCCATTAATTAAGATGCTTCAGGATGAAAAGCTTGAGGTAAAAAGGGAAGCATCCATTGCTCTATGCAGACTTGGTGAAGAAAAGGGATTTGGTATACTTGTGGATGGAATAAGAAGCAAGAATTGGAGTGTTCAAATACAAATGGCTCATACAATGAGCAATTATATTACAGAAAATAGAGAAAGGGTTTTTAAGCTTTTTGTTGAATTAACCAAAGACCCAGATTCCCAGACAAGGGCAGCTGCCATTATTGGCATTGGAATGATGGGGGATGAAAAATTTATCCCAACCCTTCTTATGGCATGGACGCAGGAGAGAGAGGTTGGGATAAAAAAGAGAATAATCACATCCTTAATTAATATTGGAAGCGAAAAGGGCCAAAGGGCATTTATCCTTGGGCTATCAGACAAAAGCGAAGAAATAAGAGAAGCCTCTGCATATGGATTTAAAAGATTAAGGATAAAAGATGGTTTTAGCCCCCTTATTGAAAAGATTGATGATAATAGTAGCAGGGTAAGAAAAAGCATATTCTCATCCTTAAGGCAAATTGTTGATGAATTTGGGATGGAAATTGCTGAAAAAAACCTTGTCTTACTTGATAAAAAGATAAGGGAATTATCTAATGAGAAAAGGGATGCCTCTGAGATTACTGAGATCTTGCTCCTTCGCCTTTCCCTTGCCATATTGAAATATAAAAAGAGGTCAGGAGGAAGATATCAGGAGTCAGGAGTTATATGATTGGTGGTTTTGGAAAAATGGCAAATAACGGTATAGAATTACAATACAAAGCAAAAGAAGATTTAAAAAGGATTATCGCTATCATATCCCCAGTTACTCTCAAGGAAATCGTAAGTTTTGGTCAGAACAGACTTGATGGATGGAGCAATATGCTTATCTTCGGGGATAACTTACAGGCGTTAAGAACTTTGATAAAAGAACCAAATATCAAAGGAAAAATTAGGTTGGTATATATAGACCCTCCCTTTGGGACAAACCAAGACTTCAAAAGTGGAATTTCACGAACAGTAAGTAAGAGTAGAGAAGACGATACCGCATATAATGATAGACTCGTGGGGGCAGAATACATTGAGTTTTTAAGAAAAAGAATTATTTTGCTTAGAGAGATAATGTCAGAGGATAGCTCAATATATGTTCACATTGATTGGAAAATGTGTCACTATGTGAAAGTTCTAATGGATGAGATTTTTGGGCAGGAACGATTTATCAATAATATTACGAGAATAAAATGCAACCCAAAAAGCTTTAGAAGAATGGCATACGGAAATATGACAGATGCAATTCTTTTTTATTCAAAAACTGATGAGTATATTTGGAACGATCAGCGAGAAGACTTTACAGATGAACAAATAAAAACCCTATTTCCTAAAATTGATAAGGAGGGCAGGCATTATACAACACTTCCTCTCCACGCTCCAGGCGAAACTCTAAATGGACCCACGGGGAAGGAATGGAGAGGACGTAAGCCTCCAAGAGGAAGTCACTGGCAATATCCTCCAGAAGAATTGGACAAATTAAATGAGCAAGGTTTGATTGAATGGTCATCTACAGGAAATCCACGCCGAATATATTATGCAGAGGAAGCTGTGAAAAAGGGTAAAAAACGACAGGATATTTGGGAATTTAAAGACCCTCCATATCCTTCTTATCCAACTGAAAAAAATCTTGAAATGCTCAAAACTATTATAGAGGCATCCTCAAACCCAGATGACTTAGTTTTAGACTGTTTTGTTGGTTCTGGGACAACTTTAATTGCCGCAGAAGAGTTGGGAAGGCGGTGGATTGGGATTGATAATTCTAAAGTTGCTTTAGATGTAGCACAAAAAAGGCTTTCATCAATAAAAAAACATTCAAGGTTTACACTATACAAGATATGGGAGAAAATGGAATGAACGAATGGGTAAGAAAGAGCATAAAGATTGCTAATGCACCGGGATATTTGGATAACCTTCACAATATTTATTCTACAACAGAAGAATCATGGAGAGCAATTTCTGTTGACACCAAAAAAGAATTAGAAGAAATTTTTAAATCCGGTGATGATGTGTCGTTGGTTAGGGAGCTATTAAGATTACCGAAGTTTCCGATCAATGACCCTTATGTAGCATTTTTACGAAAAAAGGATGTTTTCGTTAAATATAATCCTAAGACTGTTAACAGAATAGCTAAGAGAGTTCGTTCTTTGGGATTTAAGGCAATAATAGAAGCCATTGAAGAACCTAAGGCATCAAGTAGGCGAATCGGGATTCTTTTTAGAAAATGGCTACCAAGCATTGGCTATCCTGTACTTCCAGAATCCGAGTTTGGAACCTATAAAGGAATAGCATTTCTTCAAGGAAGCGATGCACAACTAAGGAATTTTGCAAACGAAAAACTTGGCTGTAATCTTGAGAAAGGACTAGATTTTCTTGCCAAAGTAAAAGATATTTATTTGATTGGGGAAGTAAAATTTCTTACTGATTATGGGGGTGCACAGAATGCAAACTTTGAAGATGCACTGAGATTGTTTAGAAAGAAGGAGGGGAATGCTATGCGAATCGCTGTCCTTGATGGTGTTGTATGGATCAAAGATGGAACAAAAATGTATAGAACAGTTTGTGAGTTAGAAGAAACGGCTTTGACTGCCCTCTTACTTAAAAAATTCTTGGAAAGTCAATGATAGGTTCTTTTGGAAGGAGATATACCTTTGTTTTAGACCCATTGGTCATTATTTTAAAAAAAATGGGTCTTTCTCCCAATGCATTAAGTATTATCGGCTTAATTATGTGTATTGCCTCAGGTTTTTGTTTTGCCATTGGGGATTTTATCTGTGGGAGCCTTTCCCTTCTTATTGCTGGATTACTTGATATATTGGATGGCAAACTCGCTAGAGACTCCCCACTTCCGACTTCCGACTCCCGACTTTATTTTGGTGCATTCCTTGATTCCTCCCTTGACAGATATGGCGATTCTTTTGTATTCTTTGGGATTATCTATCATTATTTAGAAAACCATATTTTGGTAATTGTTTCTTTATTTAGCCTTATGGGTGCTTATCTTACAAGCTATATCAAGGCAAGGGCAGAGAAATGGATCAAGATAAATGTTGGTCTCTTGGAAAGGCCAGAAAGAATTATCTTGCTGATAATTGGAGGGCTTACACGGATGGATATAGCCTTGTGGATACTGGCAATACTTGGAAACATAACCGCAATCCAAAGGATTATCTATGTAATGCGGAATGCAGAATAAAAAAATCCAAAATAAAACGGGAGGTAAAGATGAAGAAGATTAAAGTTGCCATTGTGGGGGTTGGGAATTGTGCAAGTTCCCTAATTCAGGGGATTGAGTATTACAAAGGGAAATCACAAGATGAGGTAATCGGGCTGATGCACCATAATTTGGGTGGTTATAAGCCAGAGGATATTGAATTTATAACAGCCTTTGATATTGATAAAAGAAAGGTAAATCTTGATTTATCAAGCGCAATATTTCAGAAGCCTAATTGCACAAAGAAGATCTGCAATGTGCCATTTATGAATGTAAAGGTTGAGCTTGGATTTTTATTGGATGGTGTAGCAAGGCATATGCTAAATTATCCAGAGGAGCAAACATTTGTCATTGATGAATATTTGGATGATTTTGTTCCCGATGATAAAAGGAGCGAGGCAATGGAAAGGATTGTTAAAATCCTAAAGGAAAAGGGTGCAGAGATTTTAATAAATTACCTGCCGGTTGGCTCCCAGCATGCCACAGAATTCTACATCGAATGTGCCTTAGAAGCAGGATGCGGGGTAATAAATTGTATACCGGTATTTATTGCCTCAAATAAAGATTGGGAGAAAAAATTTAAGGAAAGAAACCTTCCCATTATTGGCGATGATATAAAATCTCAGGTGGGAGCAACCATTGTCCATCGGGTTTTAACCAAGCTATTTGAGGATAGGGGGGTTTTGCTTGAGAGGACATACCAGCTAAACACAGGAGGAAATACAGATTTCTTAAATATGCTAAACAGAGATAGGCTGGCCTCTAAAAAAATTTCAAAGACGCAATCGGTCCAATCCCAGCTTAAAACCCCTTTAGCTCCTGAAAACATCCACATTGGTCCCTCTGACTATGTCCCCTGGCAAAAGGATAACAAGGTATGCTTTATACGGATGGAGGGAAGGGGTTTTGCCGATATTCCATTAAACCTTGAGTTAAGGCTCTCGGTTGAAGATAGCCCAAATTCTGCGGGTGTGGCAATTGATGCAATAAGATGCCTTAAGCTTGCTCTGGAGAGAAAAATAGGAGGGGTAATAATTGGCCCCTCATCCTATTTTATGAAATCTCCACCCAAGCAATTTTCGGATACAGAGGCAAGAAGGCTTACTGAGAAGTTTATTGCTAATAAAACCTAATGGATAATGTTTTGGAAGAAATAGTTAAATGGCTGAATCATTTTTTTAAGGCTTCAATTCCTGTTATCGCTGTTATTATCGCATTGGCTTCTTGCTTTACCATAAGATACGAGCTTTCAGATGATGCACTCAAGATAAAGATATTTGGCTTCTCTGTAAAAAGGCTTCCCTATCGGAATATTGTCGATGTAAAAATTGGCTATCCATTTTGGGGTGAAAACTTCTGCCGTCTAATCTGGCGCTTTTGGGATATCAAAAGCTATGTAACCATCCATCATAAGGGCTTTTTATTTAAAAATACAACCATTACCCCAGAAAACCCAGAGGAATTTATAAGAGAGCTTAAGGAGAGGCTTAAGATTTTTGGAATTGCAACATAAATTTGACTTCATATTCTTTTAACTATATAACCATAAAAGGAGGATAAAATATGAAAAGGGATTATTTTTTTACCTCAGAGTCAGTTACAGAGGGACATCCCGATAAGATTGCCGACCAGATATCTGATGGAATCTTGGATGCAATTATAAAGGATGACCCAATGGCAAGGGTTGCCTGTGAGACATTTGTAACCACAGGCCTTACATTTATCGCAGGCGAGATAACAACCTCAACCTATATTGAGATTCCAGCTATAGCCAGGGAGGTAATTAAAGACATTGGCTATACAAATGCTGATTATGGCTTTAACTATGAGGATTGTGCGGTAATCACAGCCATTCATGGCCAATCGCCAGATATTGCCCAGGGTGTTGATACAGGTGGTGCAGGTGATCAGGGGATGATGTTTGGCTATGCCACGGATGAGACGCCTGAATTTATGCCAATGCCCATATTGTTAGCACACAAGCTTACGCGTAGGCTTGCTTATGCAAGGAAGGAGAGGATTTTGGATTGGTTAAGGCCAGATGGAAAGAGCCAGGTTACCATAGAATATATTGAGGGAAAGCCAAAAAGGGCATCTGCTATTGTTATTTCAACCCAGCATGACCCGGATATTGAATATACAGACCTTAAGGATGCTATTATGGATGAGGTAATAAAAAAGGTAATCCCAGAGCATTTTATAGACAGGGAGACAAAATTCTACAT
This window contains:
- the metK gene encoding methionine adenosyltransferase; its protein translation is MKRDYFFTSESVTEGHPDKIADQISDGILDAIIKDDPMARVACETFVTTGLTFIAGEITTSTYIEIPAIAREVIKDIGYTNADYGFNYEDCAVITAIHGQSPDIAQGVDTGGAGDQGMMFGYATDETPEFMPMPILLAHKLTRRLAYARKERILDWLRPDGKSQVTIEYIEGKPKRASAIVISTQHDPDIEYTDLKDAIMDEVIKKVIPEHFIDRETKFYINPTGRFVIGGPQGDTGLTGRKIMVDTYGGFGAHGGGSFSGKDPTKVDRSASYMARYIAKNIVASGIARICEVQLSYAIGVAEPLSIMVNTKGTAKKEEKEIVNDIKKNFDLTPKGIIQTLNLRRPIYRKTASYGHFGREEKEFTWEKTDKKEAFL
- a CDS encoding PH domain-containing protein produces the protein MEEIVKWLNHFFKASIPVIAVIIALASCFTIRYELSDDALKIKIFGFSVKRLPYRNIVDVKIGYPFWGENFCRLIWRFWDIKSYVTIHHKGFLFKNTTITPENPEEFIRELKERLKIFGIAT
- a CDS encoding site-specific DNA-methyltransferase → MIGGFGKMANNGIELQYKAKEDLKRIIAIISPVTLKEIVSFGQNRLDGWSNMLIFGDNLQALRTLIKEPNIKGKIRLVYIDPPFGTNQDFKSGISRTVSKSREDDTAYNDRLVGAEYIEFLRKRIILLREIMSEDSSIYVHIDWKMCHYVKVLMDEIFGQERFINNITRIKCNPKSFRRMAYGNMTDAILFYSKTDEYIWNDQREDFTDEQIKTLFPKIDKEGRHYTTLPLHAPGETLNGPTGKEWRGRKPPRGSHWQYPPEELDKLNEQGLIEWSSTGNPRRIYYAEEAVKKGKKRQDIWEFKDPPYPSYPTEKNLEMLKTIIEASSNPDDLVLDCFVGSGTTLIAAEELGRRWIGIDNSKVALDVAQKRLSSIKKHSRFTLYKIWEKME
- a CDS encoding CDP-alcohol phosphatidyltransferase family protein, with protein sequence MIGSFGRRYTFVLDPLVIILKKMGLSPNALSIIGLIMCIASGFCFAIGDFICGSLSLLIAGLLDILDGKLARDSPLPTSDSRLYFGAFLDSSLDRYGDSFVFFGIIYHYLENHILVIVSLFSLMGAYLTSYIKARAEKWIKINVGLLERPERIILLIIGGLTRMDIALWILAILGNITAIQRIIYVMRNAE
- a CDS encoding restriction endonuclease; this encodes MNEWVRKSIKIANAPGYLDNLHNIYSTTEESWRAISVDTKKELEEIFKSGDDVSLVRELLRLPKFPINDPYVAFLRKKDVFVKYNPKTVNRIAKRVRSLGFKAIIEAIEEPKASSRRIGILFRKWLPSIGYPVLPESEFGTYKGIAFLQGSDAQLRNFANEKLGCNLEKGLDFLAKVKDIYLIGEVKFLTDYGGAQNANFEDALRLFRKKEGNAMRIAVLDGVVWIKDGTKMYRTVCELEETALTALLLKKFLESQ
- a CDS encoding HEAT repeat domain-containing protein gives rise to the protein MDFPKIVKNLSDKSIIFGKGRRKKAVEELAKIGTAEVVPYLVNALSDSDSEVKRHAFSSLCHLSDPSAIDCLCSNYLKDRNEKVWEIITTRGFAPSSPKERILFFIKTGQTAKCIPPSSPDIPVLIEMLKEGETKNEATRILSSINDDTVKEGLFNNLFLTWNNTLFSFLINTSFLPQDDGKRLIFYLFLGRDEDAQFIEKRKKGSFISGYKSLGLEGKNRLIEILVKKPSLLHLLYNLIAFENNLGIMRSIFKLIIEHKMKEAFSFFLKRREEDFIIKILSGLSISNEDLLEIGLIKGGLVLCMVYNCLKKRGWKTNEPLLLEFIEYVGKIEDELLRVNIRALASNNKREAISILSKIKDKRAIDNLISLLKDQNWRIKRQASNCLVEIGGNRVLSSLIELFKEKDWALRVICSESLAMMGQEKVIEFLIKAQSEEKLEVSEEAYISLAKLCPPSSQDVFIKALRHNNPKIRRIATASLGKIGSDRAIKPLIRTLNDMDSVVRLQISYSLANIGKRYNVSLPIEEKGLFAKTGIIKAIGLKAEEKHIDFLLSSLNDGDWRIRKEAIRSLKKIGKPYFIKPLIKMLQDEKLEVKREASIALCRLGEEKGFGILVDGIRSKNWSVQIQMAHTMSNYITENRERVFKLFVELTKDPDSQTRAAAIIGIGMMGDEKFIPTLLMAWTQEREVGIKKRIITSLINIGSEKGQRAFILGLSDKSEEIREASAYGFKRLRIKDGFSPLIEKIDDNSSRVRKSIFSSLRQIVDEFGMEIAEKNLVLLDKKIRELSNEKRDASEITEILLLRLSLAILKYKKRSGGRYQESGVI
- a CDS encoding inositol-3-phosphate synthase, coding for MKKIKVAIVGVGNCASSLIQGIEYYKGKSQDEVIGLMHHNLGGYKPEDIEFITAFDIDKRKVNLDLSSAIFQKPNCTKKICNVPFMNVKVELGFLLDGVARHMLNYPEEQTFVIDEYLDDFVPDDKRSEAMERIVKILKEKGAEILINYLPVGSQHATEFYIECALEAGCGVINCIPVFIASNKDWEKKFKERNLPIIGDDIKSQVGATIVHRVLTKLFEDRGVLLERTYQLNTGGNTDFLNMLNRDRLASKKISKTQSVQSQLKTPLAPENIHIGPSDYVPWQKDNKVCFIRMEGRGFADIPLNLELRLSVEDSPNSAGVAIDAIRCLKLALERKIGGVIIGPSSYFMKSPPKQFSDTEARRLTEKFIANKT